The DNA segment ACGGTCTGCAATGACAGCTCGCGCGCGATTGCGCTTCTGGGGTTGCAGGGTGCGTGCATCGGCAATGGTATTCTGACCGTCGAGAATCGCGCACAGGCCGAAGCCCGCGCCGAGGTTTCGGGCCAGAACAAGGGCGGCGGGGCCGCAGCGGCGGCCTTGCATCTGATCGCGCTTGGACGTCACTGGGGCGGCGCGCGCCGTTCGGTCGGGTTCTTGCCAGAGCGCGAAGAAATTCAGATTGCAGGTCAGAACAAGGGACCGGTTGCATGAGCGATACCCCCCCGAAACGCCGACCCACGCAGGAAGAACGCCGTGCGCGCAAAGGGGCCGCGCGCTTCTATGCCGTGCAGGCGCTGTTCCAGATGGAAGCCTCGGATGTGCCGATTGGCGAAATCACCCGCCAGTTTGAAGCGCACCGTATCGGGGCCGAGACGGAAACCGAGACATGGGCCGAGGCGGATGTGAACCATTTCCGCCGCCTGATCGAACTGGCCGTGGACCGGCAGGCCGCGATTGATCAGATGACGGACCGCGCGCTGGTGGCGAAATGGCCGATCAGCCGGATCGACCCCACCTTGCGGGCGCTGTTTCGCGCAGCGGGTGCCGAGATGCTAAGTGCGCAAACCCCGGCGCGTGTGGTCATTTCGCAATTTGTCGATATTGCCAGAGCTTTCTCCCCCGAAGGCCGCGAAACCAATTTCGTCAATGCGGTGTTGGATCACATGGCCCGCGAGGCTTGCGCCGCCGAATTCTGAGGCTTGGGCGTGATGCGGCTGGAATTGACCCCCGAGACATTGTTGCAAGCCTATCGGATGGGCGTGTTCCCCATGGCCGAAAGCCGTGATGACCCGCGCCTGCACTGGTTTGATCCGGTCGCGCGCGGGGTGTTGCCGCTGGACGGATTTCGCATGTCGCGCAGTCTGCGCCGCCGGATTCGCGCCGAACCATTCAGGCTTAGTCTGGATCAGGCGTTTGAAGCGGTGCTGACGGGCTGTGCCGAGCGCGAATCGACATGGATCAATTCCGAGATTGCGCGGTTGTTCACGATTCTGCACCGTCAGGGCCATGCCCATTCAATCGAGGTCTGGGAGGGGGAGGAGCTGGTTGGCGGCGTCTACGGGCTGGGCCTTGGCGGGGCGTTTTGTGGGGAAAGCATGTTCTCGCGCCGCCGCGATGCGTCAAAAGTCGCGCTGGCCTATCTGGTCACGCATTTGCGCAACTGTGGCTATACGCTGTTCGACACGCAATATCCTACAGAGCATCTGGCCAGTCTGGGCGGGGTCGAGATTTCGCGCGTCGCGTATCGCGCACGGCTGGCGCATGCCTTGCAAGCAGATGCCGCGTTCGACCGCGCGCCCCTGCCCAGCGCCTATGATGTGATGCAGTTTATGACCCAGACATCGTAGCGCGCGTGATCCAGCGCGCTCAGCGCCGGGCTGGAGGCAATCATCCAGCCTGAGAAAACCATTTCATCGGCGCGGCTGTCGAACACATCAATCCACGCATAGGCTTCGCCTGCCGGGTTTTCGACCGGATAGCGGCATTCTTCCAGCATGACGACCAGATGCCCGATCTGCGCGCTGTCGCCCACTTCAAGCGTGATATCCGTGCTGGTTCCCGCGACCCTGTCCAGCCCGCGCAACAGCGCCCCGCCAGCGGCAGAAATGCGCTCCGACGGTGTCGGCGGCTCTATTTCCTGTGCGAGGCCGGTCGTCGCCAGGCCAAAACAGGCGCATATGGAGAGAATAAGAAACCGCATGTCTATCTGCGCCGATTGCGGCGTTGTCTGCGCTGTACCATGCGCAACAAGCGCATCAGCAGTCCGATGGCCTGACCCATATTCATTCTGGTGTCCACGCCTCGTAATCCTTGCGCGGGGCCGGTGACGCGCGCCGAATAGACCCTTCTGGCGCATAGGCCAGCGGGGTGCCTGTCAGGTTTTCCTGATGTTTCTTTTCCCAGTCCTTATGCGTCAGCGGACGTTTGGTCGGCGGCTCGTCCCATGTGTGGTGCAGCCATCCGTGCCAATCAGGTGAAACGCGGCTGGCCTCGGATTCGCCGTTGAAGATGACCCAGCGCTTTTTGTCATCGGCGGAGCGGTAGAAGATGTTGCCTTGCGCATCCTCGCCCACTTTATTGCCGTGACGCCATGTAAAGAACGCTGTGTTCAGCGTGGAGAAGTTCCACCATGTCAGCATACGCAGCAGGAATTTCATGGGCCACCTCTTCGGTTCAGGGCGCGGCGAATTTGCGTCCTTATGCACCAGCCTTGCACGGAAATCCAGAGCGAAGCCGCCGGGGTTGTCTTCATCGCGGCGATGGCTACATCACAACATAGAAACCAGACCAAGAGGCCACCATGTCGCGTTACGAACGCCGCCCTGAAATCATCGAATCGCTGACCCCGGAGCAGCATTATGTCACGCAAGAAAACGGGACCGAGCGGCCTTGGTCAGGGGAATATAACAGCAACAAGCGGGCAGGCATTTACGTCGATATCGTCTCGGGCGAGCCGCTTTTTGCGTCATCCGACAAATACGAATCCGGGTGCGGCTGGCCTAGCTTTACCAAGCCCATTCTAAGCAAACATGTCGTCGAGTTGCGTGATGACAGTCTTGGCATGGCCCGTATCGAAGTGCGCTCAGCCCATGGGGACAGCCATCTGGGCCATGTCTTTCCCGACGGCCCCGCCGACCGTGGCGGTTTGCGCTATTGTATCAATTCTGCTGCGCTGCGTTTCATCCCGAAAGACGAGATGGAAGCAGAAGGCTATGGCGATCTGTTGGATCAGGTTGATGGCTAGGCTGGTCACGAACACGATTCGTGGTATCAATGAAGCGCAGTTGACAACCGGAGTGCGCGATGGCTTTCTCGATCCGCTTTGACAACAGCTATGCGCAGGAATTGACGGGACTATATGTGCCTTGGCAGGGACAGGAATGGCCCGACCCGCAGCTTTTGGTGTTGAACGAACCGCTGGCGCAGTCGCTTGGGCTTGATACGGCCGCTTTGCGCGGGGCCGAAGGCGTGGGCATGCTGTCAGGGCACGCCTTGCCCGACACTGCGCGCCCTATTGCACAAGCCTATGCCGGGCATCAGTTTGGTGGGTTTTCTGCGCAGCTCGGGGACGGGCGCGCAATCTTGCTGGGCGAGGTGATCGACCCGAAAGGTGCACGTTGGGATATTCAGCTGAAAGGGTCTGGCCGCACGCCCTTTGCCCGTGGCGGTGATGGGCGCGCCGTGCTGGGGCCTGTGTTGCGCGAATATCTGGTGTCTGAAGCAATGGCCGCCTTGGGCGTACCGACAACGCGCGCGCTTGCGGCCTGCACCACAGGCGACCGCGTTCTGCGCCAGTTCGGGCTGGAGCCGGGCGCGGTGCTGGCGCGTGTGGCTTCCAGCCATTTGCGGGTGGGCACATTCCAGTTTTTTGCCGCTCGCGGCGAAAGCGAAAAGCTGAAGCTGTTGCTGGAATATGCTATCGCGCGCCATGACCCTGACCTGACGGGCGCCGAGGATGCTGCGCTGCGCTTTCTGGAACGTGTGGGCCAGCGTCAGGCGAAGCTTGTTGCCCAATGGATGGGGCTTGGCTTCATCCACGGTGTGATGAACACGGACAATTCGACGATTTCGGGCGAAACCATTGATTACGGCCCTTGCGCCTTCATGGACAGCTATGATCCGGCCAGTGTGTTCAGCTCGATTGATCAGATGGGGCGCTATGCTTACAGCAATCAGCCCGCAATCATGGCGTGGAATTTGGCGCGTCTGGCCGAGGCCTTGTTGCCGCTGATCGACACGCAAGAAGACCGCGCCATTGCCCGCGCAAGCAAAGTGATCGAGGCGACAGAGGCCGCCTATCGTCAGGATTGGCTGAATGTCTTTGCCCATAAGCTGGGTCTGGACACGGCAGATGCGGCCCTCATCGACGATATGCATGCTTTGTGGCAGGGGCAGGAGGTTGATTTCACGCTGTTCTTCCGTGCCTTGCCAGAGGCCTTGCGGGGCGATCCCGCCCCCGTGGCCGCGCTGTTCAAGTCCGCTTCGGGACTGGAAAGTTGGCTTGCGCGCTACCGCGCGGCATTCAGTGACCCACAGGGGGCGGCGCGCATGCTTGAGGCCCGCAATCCGCTGTATATACCGCGCAATCATCTGGTCGAAGCGGCGCTGCAAGCCGCCAGCGATCACGGCGATATGGACCCGTTCCA comes from the Roseinatronobacter monicus genome and includes:
- a CDS encoding protein adenylyltransferase SelO, producing MAFSIRFDNSYAQELTGLYVPWQGQEWPDPQLLVLNEPLAQSLGLDTAALRGAEGVGMLSGHALPDTARPIAQAYAGHQFGGFSAQLGDGRAILLGEVIDPKGARWDIQLKGSGRTPFARGGDGRAVLGPVLREYLVSEAMAALGVPTTRALAACTTGDRVLRQFGLEPGAVLARVASSHLRVGTFQFFAARGESEKLKLLLEYAIARHDPDLTGAEDAALRFLERVGQRQAKLVAQWMGLGFIHGVMNTDNSTISGETIDYGPCAFMDSYDPASVFSSIDQMGRYAYSNQPAIMAWNLARLAEALLPLIDTQEDRAIARASKVIEATEAAYRQDWLNVFAHKLGLDTADAALIDDMHALWQGQEVDFTLFFRALPEALRGDPAPVAALFKSASGLESWLARYRAAFSDPQGAARMLEARNPLYIPRNHLVEAALQAASDHGDMDPFHALLERVQNPYHPVAGMEAFAQPAPQDAPSIVTYCGT
- a CDS encoding DUF2155 domain-containing protein, translating into MRFLILSICACFGLATTGLAQEIEPPTPSERISAAGGALLRGLDRVAGTSTDITLEVGDSAQIGHLVVMLEECRYPVENPAGEAYAWIDVFDSRADEMVFSGWMIASSPALSALDHARYDVWVINCITS
- the aat gene encoding leucyl/phenylalanyl-tRNA--protein transferase produces the protein MELTPETLLQAYRMGVFPMAESRDDPRLHWFDPVARGVLPLDGFRMSRSLRRRIRAEPFRLSLDQAFEAVLTGCAERESTWINSEIARLFTILHRQGHAHSIEVWEGEELVGGVYGLGLGGAFCGESMFSRRRDASKVALAYLVTHLRNCGYTLFDTQYPTEHLASLGGVEISRVAYRARLAHALQADAAFDRAPLPSAYDVMQFMTQTS
- the msrB gene encoding peptide-methionine (R)-S-oxide reductase MsrB, which translates into the protein MSRYERRPEIIESLTPEQHYVTQENGTERPWSGEYNSNKRAGIYVDIVSGEPLFASSDKYESGCGWPSFTKPILSKHVVELRDDSLGMARIEVRSAHGDSHLGHVFPDGPADRGGLRYCINSAALRFIPKDEMEAEGYGDLLDQVDG
- a CDS encoding NADH:ubiquinone oxidoreductase subunit NDUFA12, with amino-acid sequence MKFLLRMLTWWNFSTLNTAFFTWRHGNKVGEDAQGNIFYRSADDKKRWVIFNGESEASRVSPDWHGWLHHTWDEPPTKRPLTHKDWEKKHQENLTGTPLAYAPEGSIRRASPAPRKDYEAWTPE
- the nusB gene encoding transcription antitermination factor NusB produces the protein MSDTPPKRRPTQEERRARKGAARFYAVQALFQMEASDVPIGEITRQFEAHRIGAETETETWAEADVNHFRRLIELAVDRQAAIDQMTDRALVAKWPISRIDPTLRALFRAAGAEMLSAQTPARVVISQFVDIARAFSPEGRETNFVNAVLDHMAREACAAEF